In a single window of the Portunus trituberculatus isolate SZX2019 chromosome 9, ASM1759143v1, whole genome shotgun sequence genome:
- the LOC123501361 gene encoding uncharacterized protein LOC123501361: MPSSCSVLWCYSDKGKTAGTGIRYFRFPKNDEIRKQWVRACDKVDDFNFKNAVVCSRHFMPSDYARDLKNEFLQTEVPRRKRSLKEEAVPSLFLTQDECSAQETTNNDVDDVGLIQDVSYVSCTSSSETRMEPLPDECSAQDTTGTDVGDNGLQQDVSYVSCTSSNDANLPLDVHIAAGFADTKNDCTSLKEGGSIEETRTWDRFGGFEGIVQESAIGISQLLEKRIENLEEENRQLREKCEALKANGSDSNKNVIQSTFETVLQPIFTKTQISALINKKKVKSWSEDDIGGAFIYSEKY; this comes from the exons ATGCCTAGTTCCTGTTCAGTGCTTTGGTGCTATAGTGACAAAGGGAAGACTGCAGGCACTGGAATTAGGTACTTTCGATTTCCCAAAAACGATGAAATTAGAAAGCAGTGGGTTCGTGCCTGTGACAAGGTCGATGACTTTAATTTTAAAAATGCAGTGGTGTGCTCCAGACATTTTATGCCAAGTGACTATGCAAGAGACCTCAAAAATGAATTTTTACAAACTGAAGTTCCAAGACGCAAGAGGTCATTGAAAGAAGAAGCTGTTCCATCCCTGTTTTTAACTCAAG ATGAGTGCTCAGCTCAAGAGACAACAAATAATGATGTGGATGATGTTGGACTCATACAGGATGTGTCTTATGTGTCATGCACCTCCAGCAGTGAGACAA GAATGGAACCCTTGCCAGATGAGTGCTCAGCTCAAGACACAACAGGTACTGATGTGGGTGATAATGGACTCCAGCAGGATGTGTCTTATGTGTCATGCACCTCCAGCAATGATGCAA acCTGCCCTTGGACGTACATATTGCTGCAGGATTTGCTGACACAAAAAATGATTGTACAAGTTTAAAAGAAGGTGGTTCTATAGAAGAAACCAGGACATGGGACAGATTTGGAGGTTTTGAAGGAATAGTTCAGGAAAGTGCAATTGGTATTAGTCAATTGctagaaaagagaatagagaacttagaagaagaaaacagacaactaagggaaaaatgtgaggCATTGAAGGCTAATGGGTCAGATTCTAACAAAAATGTTATTCAATCCACATTTGAAACTGTTTTACAACCAATTTTTACTAAAACACAAATATCGGccttaataaacaaaaaaaaagttaaatcttGGTCTGAGGATGACATAGGTGGAGCATTTATTTACTCTGAGAAGTATTAG